One window from the genome of Saimiri boliviensis isolate mSaiBol1 chromosome 2, mSaiBol1.pri, whole genome shotgun sequence encodes:
- the ARHGEF40 gene encoding rho guanine nucleotide exchange factor 40 has product MEPEPVEDCVQSTLAALYPPFEATAPTLLGQVFQVVERTYREDALRYTLDFLVPAKHLLAKVQQEACAQYSGFLFFHEGWPLCLHEQVVVQLAALPWQLLRPGDFYLQVVPSAAQAPRLALKCLAPGGGRVQEIPVPSEACAYLFTPEWLQGINKDRPTGRLSTCLLSAPSGIQRLPWAELICPRFVHKEGLMVGHQPSTLPPELPSGPPGLPSPPLPEEALGTRSPGDGHNAPVEGPEGEYVELLEVTLPVRGSPTDAEGSPGLSRVRTVPTRKGAGGKGRHRRHRAWMHQKGLGPRDQEGARPPGEGSSTGASPGSPQGAEAVPEAVVLQVSEAPAEALGEASKSCPLRPGELGGGGGGGGGGGGGGGGGGGGGGEGSQGAEGPPGTPRRTGKGNRRKKRAAGRGALSRGGDSVPLSSGDKEEASHQEALGNVPSPSEHKLPECILVKEEYEGAGKPESEPKEELKPADKKEPQPPEACGPTEEEAKEREQQGPGLLRMAGHTGPEGLLSDPPSPPLETVQGGKGDSILEEGLPVSISDDTDVAWDLMASGFLVLTGGVDQSGRALLTITPRCPPEEPPPSRDTLSTTLHYLHSLLRPDLQLLGLSILLDLRQAPPLPPALLPVLSQLQDSGDPPLIQRLLILTHDDPPTELCGFQGAEVLSENDLKRVAKPEELQWELGGHRDPSPSHWVEVHQEVVRLCHLCQGVLGSVRQAIEELEGAAEPEGEETVGMPKPLQKVLADPRLTALQRDGGAILMRLRSTHSSKLEGQGPAMLYQEVDEAIHQLVRLSNLQVQQQEQRQCLRRLQQVLQWLSGPGEEQLASFTVPGDTLSALQETELRFRAFSTEVQERLAQAREALALEENATSQKVLDIFEQRLEQVESGLHRALRLQRFFQQAHEWVDEGFARLAGAGPGREAVLAALALRRAPEPSAGTFQEMRALALDLGSPAALREWGRCRARCQELERRIQQHLGEEASPQGYRRRRADSASSGGAQWGPHSPSPSLSSLLLPSSPGPRAAPSHCSLAPCGEDYEEEGPELAPEAEGRPPRAVLIRGLEVTSTEVVDRTCSPREHVLLGRAGGPDGPWGVGTPRMERKRSISAQQRLVSELIACEQDYVAILSEPVPPPGPELTPELRGTWAATLSARERLRSFHRTHFLRELQGCATHPLRIGACFLRHGDQFSLYAQYVKHRHKLENGLAALSPSTKGSMEAGPYLPRALQQPLEQLARYGRLLEELLREAGPELSSECQALGAAVQLLREQEARGRDLLAVEAVRGCEIDLKEQGQLLHRDPFTIICGRKKCLRHVFLFEHLLLFSKLKGPEGGSEMFVYKQAFKTADMGLTENIGDSGLCFELWFRRRRAREAYTLQATSPEIKLKWTSSIAQLLWRQAAHNKELRVQQMVSMGIGNKPFLDIKALGERTLSALLTGRAARTRASVAVSSFEHAGPSLPGLSPGACSLPARVEEEAWDLDVKQISLAPETLDSSGDVSPGPRNSPSLQPPHPGSSTPTLASGGILGLSRQSHARALSDPTTPL; this is encoded by the exons ATG GAGCCTGAACCAGTGGAGGACTGTGTGCAGAGCACTCTCGCCGCCCTGTATCCACCCTTTGAGGCAACAGCCCCCACCCTGTTGGGCCAGGTGTTCCAGGTGGTGGAGAGGACTTATCGGGAAGATGCACTGAGGTACACGCTGGACTTCCTGGTACCAGCCAAGCACCTGCTTGCCAAAGTCCAGCAGGAAGCCTGT GCCCAATATAGTGGATTCCTCTTCTTCCATGAGGGGTGGCCGCTCTGCCTGCATGAACAGGTAGTGGTGCAGCTAGCAGCCCTGCCCTGGCAGCTGCTGCGTCCAGGAGACTTCTATCTGCAAGTGGTACCCTCAGCTGCCCAAGCACCACGACTAGCACTCAAGTGTCTGGcccctgggggtgggagggtgcaGGAGATTCCTGTGCCCAGTGAGGCCTGTGCCTACCTATTCACACCTGAGTGGCTACAAGGCATCAACAAGGACCGGCCAACGGGTCGCCTCAGTACCTGCCTACTGTCTGCACCCTCTGGGATTCAACGGCTGCCCTGGGCTGAGCTCATCTGCCCACGATTTGTGCACAAAGAGGGCCTCATGGTTGGACATCAGCCAAGTACACTGCCCCCAGAACTGCCCTCTGGACCTCCAGGGCTTCCCAGCCCTCCACTTCCTGAGGAGGCGCTGGGCACCCGGAGCCCTGGGGATGGGCACAATGCCCCTGTGGAAGGACCTGAGGGTGAGTATGTGGAGCTGTTGGAGGTGACTCTGCCCGTGAGGGGGAGCCCAACAGATGCTGAAGGCTCCCCGGGCCTCTCCAGAGTCCGGACGGTACCCACTCGCAAGGGTGCTGGAGGGAAAGGCCGCCACCGGAGACACCGGGCGTGGATGCACCAGAAGGGCCTGGGACCTCGGGACCAGGAGGGAGCACGCCCACCCGGCGAGGGGAGCAGCACCGGAGCCTCCCCTGGGTCTCCCCAAGGAGCTGAGGCTGTCCCAGAGGCGGTAGTCTTGCAGGTGTCTGAGGCCCCAGCAGAGGCCTTGGGAGAAGCTTCTAAATCTTGCCCCCTGAGGCCAGGGGaacttggaggaggaggaggaggaggaggaggaggaggaggaggaggaggaggaggaggaggaggaggaggagaaggaagccaAGGGGCTGAAGGACCACCTGGTACCCCTCGGAGAACaggcaaaggaaacagaagaaagaagcgAGCTGCAGGCAGAGGGGCTCTAAGCCGAGGAGGGGACAGTGTCCCACTGAGCTCTGGAGACAAGGAAGAGGCCAGCCACCAAGAAGCCCTTGGCAATGTACCCTCACCAAGTGAGCACAAGCTTCCAGAATGCATCCTGGTTAAGGAGGAATATGAAGGTGCAGGGAAGCCAGAATCTGAGCCAAAAGAGGAGCTCAAGCCAGCAGATAAAAAAGAGCCTCAGCCCCCAGAAGCCTGTGGGCCAACAGAAGAGGAGGCCAAAGAGAGAGAGCAGCAGGGGCCAGGTCTGCTGCGTATGGCAG GGCACACAGGCCCCGAAGGCCTCCTGTCTGACCCTCCATCACCTCCGTTGGAGACTGTGCAGGGAGGAAAAGGGGACAGCATTCTGGAAGAGGGCCTTCCGGTCTCCATCTCTGATGACACTGATGTAGCTTGGGACTTGATGGCATCTGGATTCCTCGTCCTGACCG GAGGGGTGGACCAGAGTGGGCGAGCTCTGCTGACCATTACCCCACGGTGCCCTCCTGAGGAGCCCCCACCCTCCCGAGACACGCTGAGCACTACTCTTCATTACCTCCACTCACTGCTCAG GCCTGATCTACAGCTACTGGGGCTGTCCATCCTGCTGGACCTTCGCCAGGCACCTCCACTGCCTCCAGCACTCCTTCCTGTCTTGAGCCAACTTCAG GACTCAGGAGATCCTCCCCTCATTCAGCGACTGCTGATTCTCACTCATGATGACCCTCCAACTGAACTCTGTGGATTTCAG GGTGCTGAGGTGCTGTCAGAGAACGATCTGAAAAGAGTGGCCAAGCCAGAGGAGCTGCAGTGGGAATTAGGAGGTCACAGGGACCCCTCTCCCAGTCACTGGGTAGAGGTACACCAG GAAGTGGTAAGGCTATGCCACCTGTGCCAAGGTGTGCTGGGCTCGGTACGGCAGGCCATTGAGGAGCTGGAGGGAGCAGCAGAGCCAGAGGGAGAG GAGACAGTGGGAATGCCCAAGCCCCTGCAGAAGGTGCTGGCAGATCCCCGGCTGACGGCACTGCAGAGGGATGGGGGTGCCATCCTGATGAGGCTGCGCTCCACTCACAGCAGCAA gctggagggccaaGGCCCAGCCATGCTGTATCAGGAAGTGGACGAGGCCATTCACCAGCTCGTACGCCTCTCCAACCTGCAAGTGCAGCAGCAAGAGCAGCGGCAGTGCCTGCGGCGACTCCAGCAG GTATTGCAGTGGCTCTCAGGCCCAGGAGAGGAGCAGCTGGCGAGCTTTACTGTGCCCGGGGATACCCTGTCTGCCTTGCAGGAGACAGAGCTTCGATTCCGGGCCTTCAGCACTGAGGTCCAG GAGCGCCTGGCCCAGGCACGGGAGGCCCTGGCTCTGGAGGAGAATGCCACCTCCCAGAAGGTGCTGGATATCTTTGAACAGAGGCTGGAGCAGGTTGAGAGTGGCCTCCACCGGGCCCTGCGGCTACAGCGCTTCTTCCAGCAG GCACACGAATGGGTGGATGAGGGTTTTGCTCGGCTGGCAGGAGCTGGGCCGGGTCGGGAGGCTGTGCTGGCTGCACTGGCCCTGCGGCGGGCCCCAGAGCCCAGTGCCGGCACCTTCCAGGAGATGCGGGCCCTGGCCCTGGACCTGGGCAGCCCAGCAGCCCTTCGAGAATGGGGCCGCTGCCGGGCACGCTGCCAAGAGCTGGAGAGGAGGATTCAGCAACACCTGGGAGAGGAGGCGAGCCCACAGGGGTACCGGCGACGGCGAGCAGACAGTGCCAGCAGCGGAGGGGCCCAGTGGGGCCCCCACAGCCCCTCACCCAGCCTCAGCTCCTTGCTGCTCCCCAGCAGTCCTGGGCCACGGGCAGCCCCATCCCATTGCTCCCTGGCCCCATGTGGAGAAGACTATGAGGAGGAGGGCCCTGAGCTGGCTCCAGAAGCAGAGGGCAGGCCCCCACGGGCTGTGCTGATCCGAGGCCTGGAGGTCACCAGCACTGAGGTGGTAGACAGGACATGCTCACCTCGGGAACATGTGCTGTTGGGCCGGGCCGGGGGGCCAGACGGACCCTGGGGAGTAGGCACCCCCCGGATGGAGCGCAAGCGAAGCATCAG TGCCCAGCAGCGTCTGGTGTCTGAGCTGATTGCCTGTGAACAAGATTACGTGGCCATCTTAAGTGAGCCAGTACCACCCCCTGGGCCTGAGCTGACTCCTGAACTTCGAGGCACCTGGGCTGCCACCCTGAGTGCCCGGGAAAGGCTTCGCAGCTTCCACCGGACACACTTTCTGCGGGAGCTTCAGGGCTGCGCCACCCACCCCCTGCGCATCGGGGCCTGCTTCCTTCGCCAT GGGGACCAGTTCAGCCTTTACGCCCAGTACGTGAAGCACCGGCACAAACTGGAGAATGGTCTGGCTGCGCTCAGCCCCTCCACCAAG GGCTCCATGGAGGCTGGCCCTTACCTGCCCCGAGCCCTGCAGCAGCCCCTGGAACAGCTGGCTCGGTATGGGCGGCTCCTGGAGGAGCTCCTGAGAGAAGCTGGGCCTGAGCTGAGTTCTGAGTGCCAGGCCCTTGGGGCTGCTGTGCAGCTGCTCCGGGAACAAGAGGCCCGTGGCAGAGACCTGCTGGCTGTGGAGGCGGTGCGTGGCTGTGAG aTAGATCTGAAGGAGCAGGGACAGCTCTTGCATCGAGACCCCTTCACTATCATCTGTGGCCGAAAGAAGTGCCTTCGCCATGTCTTTCTCTTTGAGCATCTCCTCCTGTTCAGCAAGCTCAAGGGCCCTGAAGGGGGGTCAGAGATGTTTGTTTACAAGCAGGCCTTTAAG ACTGCTGACATGGGGCTGACAGAAAACATCGGGGACAGTGGGCTCTGCTTTGAGCTGTGGTTTCGGCGGCGGCGTGCACGAGAGGCATACACTCTGCAGGCAACCTCACCAGAGATCAAACTCAAGTGGACAAGTTCGATTGCCCAGCTGCTGTGGAGACAGGCAGCCCACAACAAGG AGCTCCGAGTGCAGCAGATGGTCTCCATGGGCATTGGGAATAAACCCTTCCTGGACATCAAAGCCCTTGGGGAGCGGACGCTGAGTGCCCTGCTCACTGGAAGAG CCGCCCGCACTCGGGCCTCCGTGGCCGTGTCATCCTTTGAGCATGCCGGCCCCTCCCTTCCCGGCCTTTCGCCGGGAGCCTGCTCCCTGCCTGCCCGCGTCGAGGAGGAGGCCTGGGATCTGGACGTCAAGCAAATTTCCCTGG CCCCAGAAACACTTGACTCTTCTGGAGATGTGTCCCCAGGACCAAGAAACAGCCCCAGCCTGCAACCCCCCCACCCTGGGAGCAGCACTCCCACCCTGGCCAGTGGAGGGATCTTAGGGCTATCCCGGCAG AGTCATGCTCGAGCCCTGAGTGACCCCACCACACCTCTGTGA